In a genomic window of Mycoplasma iguanae:
- a CDS encoding glycosyl hydrolase family 65 protein — protein sequence MAKLIYDLDNKIISQIGYDKLKTAKTESIFAQGNGFLGIRAVDEERSIYNKEDFFIAGLFNKGDKNETTELANMADLLQTSILIDGEIFEILPEFEYSKSLDLKTGELKRTIRFQKNNKSFEFIFQRFVSQEFKNFYFQKITLKQLSGYKTKIKISPMINGQTTNRGIQHFDEGFKKYVSKNTLQYEETTNESNIFVIHSMAIKAYLNNKLLESGNDDYVIKMHRRQVGFDISFELETNQEFKLEKNMSVFTNLNQPEKTKKDIITQALKNIEILENQSYEDFAQDNTKHWNNIYQEFDVKIHGKTDHAKYTQLALMFAIFHMNTFVPKNNPFASVGAKGLSGEGYQGHCYWDTEFFINPNYLFTNPSVAKNLLIYRYKGIEGARKKAAESNLKGAQYPWESAQGDSGEVTPFWGQPDVKTFKQVPIASRNQEIHVSGDVAFAFDQYYQVTKDQKFMEDYGYEVIIDTAIYWAYRAEKKDEYFVITNVMGPNEYKGNIDNNNFINLVAKRNLELALGYIQELKSTAEGKLILEKVNQKIPYDYDINLMQKVAEKLVQQLPNENNIIAENDQFLKLPLIDVKPFQCLGDAGKKLFNTTEGHKRLASQIVKQADVVLSTFIFGELFSQEVAAANFDYYEPITTHDSSLSATTYTIKAIDFRKMDIAKKLFDYSINIDLGQNMFSSNEGIHAGSLAAIWQSIVFGYGGMRFLNKKLHFNPILHDQWEGLEYSILYENNRILVHVLENQFTLQLIEGNGVDVYVNNQPYKLTKNKVETFGIIQSW from the coding sequence ATGGCAAAGTTAATTTATGATTTAGATAATAAAATTATTTCACAAATAGGATATGATAAATTAAAAACCGCTAAAACTGAGTCAATTTTTGCACAAGGAAATGGTTTTTTAGGAATTAGAGCAGTTGATGAAGAAAGATCTATTTATAATAAAGAAGATTTTTTCATTGCAGGTTTATTCAATAAAGGTGACAAAAATGAAACTACAGAATTAGCTAACATGGCTGATTTATTGCAAACTTCAATTCTTATTGATGGAGAAATATTCGAAATATTACCAGAATTTGAATATAGTAAAAGCTTAGATCTAAAAACTGGTGAATTAAAAAGAACTATTAGATTTCAAAAAAACAATAAAAGCTTTGAGTTTATTTTCCAAAGATTTGTCAGTCAAGAATTTAAAAATTTTTATTTTCAAAAAATTACTTTAAAACAATTAAGTGGATATAAAACAAAAATCAAAATTTCTCCTATGATTAATGGTCAAACAACTAACAGAGGAATTCAACATTTCGATGAAGGTTTTAAAAAATATGTAAGTAAAAATACTTTGCAATATGAAGAAACCACCAACGAATCAAATATTTTTGTAATTCATTCTATGGCGATCAAAGCTTATTTAAACAACAAACTTTTAGAAAGTGGAAATGATGATTATGTTATTAAAATGCATCGCCGACAAGTAGGATTTGACATTAGTTTTGAATTAGAAACTAATCAAGAATTTAAATTAGAAAAAAATATGTCAGTTTTTACTAATTTAAACCAGCCAGAAAAAACAAAAAAAGATATAATAACTCAAGCTCTAAAAAATATTGAAATTTTAGAAAATCAATCATATGAAGATTTTGCTCAAGATAACACAAAACATTGAAATAATATTTACCAGGAATTTGATGTTAAAATCCATGGCAAAACAGACCATGCAAAATATACACAATTAGCATTAATGTTCGCCATTTTCCATATGAATACTTTTGTACCAAAGAATAATCCTTTTGCTTCTGTTGGAGCTAAGGGTCTTTCTGGGGAAGGGTATCAAGGACATTGTTATTGAGATACAGAATTTTTTATTAATCCTAACTATCTTTTCACTAATCCATCAGTAGCAAAAAATCTGTTAATTTATCGTTATAAAGGAATTGAAGGTGCTAGAAAAAAAGCTGCTGAATCAAATTTAAAAGGAGCACAATATCCATGAGAATCAGCCCAAGGAGATAGTGGGGAAGTGACACCTTTTTGAGGTCAGCCTGATGTTAAAACTTTTAAACAAGTACCCATTGCATCACGCAATCAAGAAATTCATGTTTCAGGTGATGTAGCATTTGCTTTTGATCAATATTATCAAGTAACAAAAGATCAAAAATTCATGGAAGATTACGGTTATGAAGTAATTATTGACACAGCTATTTACTGAGCTTATAGAGCAGAAAAAAAAGATGAATATTTTGTTATTACTAATGTAATGGGTCCAAATGAATATAAAGGAAATATAGACAACAATAATTTTATTAATTTGGTAGCTAAAAGAAATTTAGAGTTAGCACTAGGCTATATTCAAGAATTAAAATCAACAGCAGAAGGGAAATTAATCCTTGAAAAAGTGAATCAAAAAATCCCTTATGATTATGATATTAATTTGATGCAAAAAGTTGCTGAAAAATTAGTTCAGCAACTTCCTAATGAAAATAATATAATTGCAGAAAATGATCAATTTTTAAAATTGCCTTTAATTGATGTAAAACCTTTTCAATGTTTAGGTGATGCTGGTAAAAAATTATTTAATACAACAGAAGGACATAAAAGATTAGCTTCTCAAATTGTCAAACAAGCTGATGTTGTTTTGTCAACCTTTATTTTTGGAGAATTATTTTCCCAAGAAGTTGCCGCAGCTAATTTTGATTATTATGAACCGATTACTACACATGATTCATCACTAAGTGCAACAACTTATACTATTAAAGCAATTGATTTTAGAAAAATGGATATAGCTAAAAAATTATTTGATTATTCAATAAACATTGATTTAGGTCAAAATATGTTTTCTTCCAATGAAGGAATTCATGCCGGTTCACTAGCAGCAATTTGACAATCAATTGTTTTTGGATATGGTGGAATGCGTTTTTTAAACAAAAAATTACATTTTAATCCTATTTTGCATGATCAATGAGAAGGGTTAGAATATTCAATATTGTATGAAAATAATAGAATATTAGTTCATGTTTTAGAAAATCAATTTACACTTCAGCTAATTGAAGGAAATGGGGTTGATGTTTATGTAAATAATCAGCCATATAAACTAACTAAAAATAAAGTAGAAACTTTTGGGATAATTCAATCATGATAA
- the pgmB gene encoding beta-phosphoglucomutase yields MIKGLIFDLDGVITETATLHFLAWKEIVKEININFTEEENSKLKGLSRIDTLKAILKLHKKQISEQKIVFLADKKNEFYKELLNSQLSEKDILPGIVPFLNDAKKHNLKMIIASSSFNAQKILEKIKLNSYFDGIVDPSTIKNGKPAPDIFLAAAKLANLKPEQCIGFEDALAGVEGLKAANIFTIALTHNSLEDYSKADLVFKSTNDLNLEKILSIFKSNK; encoded by the coding sequence ATGATAAAAGGATTAATTTTTGATTTAGACGGAGTAATTACTGAAACTGCCACATTACATTTTTTAGCTTGAAAAGAAATTGTAAAAGAAATAAATATTAATTTTACAGAAGAAGAAAATTCAAAACTAAAAGGTTTATCTAGAATTGATACATTAAAAGCAATTTTAAAGTTACACAAAAAGCAAATTAGTGAGCAAAAAATAGTTTTTTTAGCAGATAAAAAAAATGAATTCTATAAAGAATTATTAAATTCACAATTATCAGAAAAAGATATATTACCAGGAATTGTTCCTTTTTTAAATGATGCTAAAAAACATAATTTAAAAATGATTATTGCTTCTAGTTCTTTCAATGCTCAAAAAATACTAGAAAAAATTAAATTAAACAGTTACTTTGATGGAATTGTAGATCCATCAACAATTAAAAATGGTAAACCTGCTCCAGATATTTTTTTAGCTGCAGCAAAACTTGCCAATTTAAAACCAGAACAATGCATTGGATTTGAAGATGCCTTAGCAGGAGTAGAGGGATTAAAAGCAGCTAATATTTTTACAATTGCACTAACACACAATTCTCTAGAAGACTATTCAAAAGCTGATTTAGTTTTTAAAAGTACTAATGATTTAAATTTAGAAAAAATTTTAAGTATTTTTAAAAGTAATAAATAA
- a CDS encoding DUF31 family putative serine protease, translated as MKKSKKITFLSYSFSLLSLSGLILSSCTSYTLVDKNREKNDKKSANTENENKNATNDSNEEKIPPSVESNPEQPNDPTPDEKSNPEQEIKEPKTEQSSAESHNTTPTEPETSAPKIDEKQEEKKSDPESENKPATPPNNTDLWDLSKYYFEDYGFDAGRRFPNAYPSIPVENTPKIEEEKPAEPEIVSKPSSDYEFDRNQLRDFVKNNSSGYTAKAVADALKEKKEQADDVEFLNKLIKAKTGNNKNFNWSDISNFNFIIDNEQGKLVISFLFVGENHEKVEITLTTADGLKTVADLYDHIKKLSMNLDVIYASVALGTTSENPDYTDSAINNANGVLLPSQLNDGSQYINVSGGSGTAWILDRIVQENDEDSDTLTYLVGTNVHVGSYANAFIGTYQISDPKNPDQPKEVNIALDPLAISYQWRRNYKNPRKYHNGFVGTFSNPNDVALVTNLQFGTSVLRRNTSFINQINDLRRGRNQSLKTWFKSNDLLEQQKAQFLDSIFYQPQHQTEVTVGGNTFTYNSLGSDFIVLKMTLNKKDLRQKWNELWTAFTNKTEKDLFLKISNNKVLDMNQEFYSGGYPGYSTSNNSSMDQYIYRQEKYNAMRHGVGNFWKATTLSPFTGKLKSLLTPNLNFEEGLDPESYYPNTELITGQLPRRVNENDLLLYIDKYTNQADFEKIWKNRVNVNEEIDGNQMPENQFENTIAAQLNARDKGENKILIKKVYSTAKRHLVEADEFVKGGSSGSMVIDAKMRIVGILSAVVPGYITQGYKNGIFYDFNNTYSKIKGNMHYGAEITKKIKDQSIKTVLLNNEDEQKQD; from the coding sequence ATGAAAAAATCGAAAAAAATTACTTTTTTAAGTTACTCGTTCTCTTTATTAAGCCTTTCAGGGTTAATTCTTTCTTCATGTACTTCTTACACATTAGTTGATAAAAATAGAGAAAAAAATGATAAAAAATCAGCTAATACTGAAAACGAAAATAAAAATGCAACAAATGATTCAAATGAAGAAAAAATACCACCTTCAGTGGAAAGCAATCCAGAACAACCTAATGATCCTACTCCAGATGAGAAATCAAACCCTGAACAAGAAATCAAAGAACCTAAAACAGAACAATCAAGTGCAGAAAGTCATAATACTACTCCAACAGAACCTGAAACTTCTGCACCTAAAATTGATGAAAAACAAGAAGAAAAAAAATCTGATCCTGAGTCTGAAAATAAACCAGCAACTCCACCTAATAACACTGATCTATGAGATTTATCAAAATATTATTTTGAGGATTATGGATTTGATGCAGGTCGTAGATTTCCTAACGCATATCCAAGTATACCAGTAGAAAACACACCCAAAATCGAAGAAGAAAAACCAGCAGAACCTGAAATAGTTTCAAAACCAAGCAGTGATTATGAATTTGATAGAAATCAGTTACGTGATTTTGTAAAAAATAATTCATCAGGCTACACAGCTAAAGCTGTGGCTGATGCTTTAAAAGAAAAAAAAGAACAAGCTGATGATGTTGAATTTTTAAATAAATTAATTAAAGCAAAAACTGGTAATAATAAAAACTTTAATTGATCTGATATTTCAAATTTCAATTTTATAATTGACAATGAACAAGGAAAATTAGTAATTTCCTTCCTGTTTGTGGGTGAAAATCATGAAAAAGTTGAAATTACTTTAACAACAGCAGATGGATTAAAAACTGTCGCAGATTTATATGATCATATTAAAAAACTATCGATGAATTTAGATGTTATTTATGCTTCAGTGGCCTTAGGTACAACTTCAGAAAATCCTGATTATACAGATTCAGCAATAAATAATGCTAATGGGGTTTTATTACCTTCACAATTAAATGATGGATCTCAATATATAAACGTTTCAGGTGGTAGTGGAACAGCTTGAATTTTAGATAGAATAGTTCAAGAAAATGATGAAGATAGTGACACATTAACTTATTTAGTTGGAACAAATGTTCATGTCGGTTCTTATGCGAATGCTTTTATTGGAACATATCAAATAAGTGATCCAAAAAATCCTGATCAGCCCAAAGAAGTAAATATTGCTCTAGATCCTTTAGCGATTAGTTATCAATGAAGAAGAAATTATAAGAATCCAAGAAAATACCATAACGGTTTTGTAGGAACTTTTTCCAATCCCAATGATGTTGCTTTAGTAACTAATTTACAGTTTGGTACAAGTGTTTTAAGAAGAAATACCAGTTTTATAAATCAAATCAATGATTTAAGAAGAGGGAGAAATCAATCTTTAAAAACTTGATTTAAATCAAATGATTTATTAGAGCAACAAAAAGCTCAATTTTTAGATTCAATTTTTTATCAACCACAACACCAAACCGAAGTTACAGTTGGGGGTAATACTTTTACTTATAATTCTTTAGGTTCAGATTTTATAGTTCTAAAAATGACATTAAATAAAAAAGATTTACGTCAAAAATGAAATGAATTATGAACTGCATTTACTAATAAAACAGAAAAAGATTTATTTTTAAAAATTAGTAATAATAAAGTTTTAGATATGAATCAAGAATTTTATTCAGGTGGTTATCCTGGATATTCAACTTCAAATAATTCATCAATGGATCAATATATTTACAGACAAGAAAAATATAATGCAATGCGTCATGGCGTGGGAAATTTCTGAAAGGCTACAACTCTATCCCCTTTCACAGGAAAATTAAAATCTTTATTAACACCTAATTTAAATTTTGAAGAAGGATTAGATCCTGAAAGTTATTATCCAAATACAGAATTAATAACAGGTCAATTACCTAGAAGAGTTAATGAAAATGATTTATTACTATATATAGATAAATATACAAATCAAGCAGATTTTGAAAAAATTTGAAAAAATCGGGTTAATGTTAATGAAGAAATTGATGGTAACCAAATGCCAGAAAATCAATTTGAAAATACCATTGCAGCACAATTAAATGCTCGTGATAAAGGTGAAAATAAAATTTTAATCAAAAAAGTTTATTCAACAGCTAAAAGACATTTAGTTGAAGCAGATGAATTTGTCAAAGGTGGTTCATCTGGTTCAATGGTCATTGATGCTAAAATGAGAATTGTAGGAATTTTATCAGCAGTAGTTCCCGGTTACATAACACAAGGTTATAAAAATGGTATCTTTTATGATTTTAATAATACATATTCAAAAATTAAAGGTAATATGCACTATGGTGCCGAAATTACCAAAAAAATTAAAGATCAAAGTATAAAAACAGTTTTACTGAATAATGAAGATGAACAAAAACAAGATTAA
- a CDS encoding amidohydrolase family protein: protein MIYKNAMITTKDEQFLGFLEINNEGKIIKIVDGTTEKEGFDCQGQIIMPSFIDSHTHGGYNFSFNDLAYENIADKLKNYQKNLVSEGVSHVVPTIVTDTWKNIEKIIKNYQKIDKEYLAYFLSFYLEGPFISPIKKGAHNSDLLIGLDDEKLTFLKENFSKEKVIIAVAPEEKKNFQFIEKYSADLLFSVGHSNAYGLSKNNFFNKHIKRVVHLFNACSTFDHRDESIVNTIFESEKIEKDFAIEIIGDTFHVRDQVLKFLYKSLGANNLTIISDSLPQKGLKNGNYNLGSLEIIKVDDLFYLSDHKTLAGSGMPYNKILKNFYRATQASWPDMVKMSSYNAAKNLKAEQSLGILKEDTLANFVLINEQFEVKLLYKDGKIVFKNKGCKLNEN from the coding sequence ATGATTTATAAAAATGCCATGATTACAACAAAAGATGAACAATTCCTTGGTTTTTTAGAAATTAATAATGAAGGTAAAATCATAAAAATTGTAGATGGAACCACAGAAAAAGAAGGTTTTGATTGCCAGGGGCAAATCATAATGCCTTCTTTTATTGATTCTCATACTCATGGTGGTTATAATTTTTCATTTAATGATTTGGCTTATGAAAATATTGCTGATAAATTAAAAAATTATCAAAAAAATTTAGTAAGTGAAGGGGTATCACATGTTGTACCAACGATAGTAACTGATACTTGAAAAAACATTGAAAAAATAATTAAAAATTATCAAAAAATTGATAAAGAATATTTAGCTTATTTTTTAAGTTTTTATTTAGAGGGGCCTTTTATTTCTCCAATCAAAAAAGGAGCTCATAATTCTGATTTATTGATTGGCTTAGACGATGAAAAATTAACTTTTTTAAAAGAAAATTTTTCAAAAGAAAAAGTTATTATTGCAGTTGCTCCCGAAGAAAAAAAGAATTTTCAATTTATTGAAAAATATTCAGCAGATCTATTATTTTCTGTAGGTCATTCCAATGCTTATGGTTTATCAAAAAACAATTTTTTTAATAAACATATTAAAAGAGTTGTACATTTATTTAATGCATGTTCAACCTTTGATCATAGAGATGAATCAATTGTAAATACAATTTTTGAAAGTGAAAAAATTGAAAAGGATTTTGCAATCGAAATTATTGGTGACACTTTTCATGTTAGAGATCAAGTTTTAAAATTTTTATATAAATCTCTTGGTGCTAACAATTTAACAATTATTTCAGATTCCTTACCGCAAAAAGGTTTAAAAAATGGAAACTATAATTTAGGTAGTTTAGAAATAATTAAAGTGGATGATTTATTTTATTTATCAGATCATAAAACTTTAGCAGGTAGTGGAATGCCTTATAATAAAATTTTAAAAAATTTTTACAGAGCTACACAAGCTTCTTGACCTGATATGGTAAAGATGTCTTCATATAATGCAGCAAAAAATTTAAAAGCAGAACAATCATTGGGAATATTAAAAGAAGATACACTAGCAAATTTTGTTTTAATTAATGAACAGTTTGAAGTAAAACTTTTATATAAAGATGGCAAAATAGTTTTTAAGAATAAAGGATGTAAATTAAATGAAAATTAG
- a CDS encoding glucosamine-6-phosphate deaminase, whose protein sequence is MKISTFTSKEEASVFVAFKIYQAIVNKPDLKLGLATGETPINVYKELVKLSKENKLDYSQVKTFNLDEYSDIDIKNSQSYHAFMEENLFQFLPTLKKENIHFPDAMHDYDGEIEKNGGIDLQILGIGVNGHIAFNEPGSVKDSKTRKIKLKESTILANSRFFNSIEEVPKFAYSMGLDTIMKAKKIIILIFGAAKKEAFAKLYATKQFDINFPASILHEHPDVEVILDNAAASLVKLN, encoded by the coding sequence ATGAAAATTAGTACCTTCACAAGTAAAGAAGAAGCAAGTGTTTTTGTTGCTTTTAAGATTTATCAAGCCATTGTCAATAAACCTGATCTTAAATTAGGTTTAGCAACAGGTGAAACACCAATTAATGTTTACAAGGAATTAGTGAAATTAAGTAAAGAAAATAAACTAGATTATTCACAAGTTAAAACATTTAATTTAGATGAATATTCAGATATTGATATCAAAAACTCACAAAGTTATCATGCTTTCATGGAAGAAAATTTGTTTCAATTTCTACCAACATTAAAAAAAGAAAATATTCATTTTCCTGATGCAATGCATGACTATGATGGAGAAATTGAAAAAAATGGCGGCATTGATTTACAAATTTTAGGTATTGGAGTTAATGGACATATTGCCTTCAATGAACCGGGATCAGTAAAAGATTCTAAAACCAGAAAAATTAAATTAAAAGAATCAACCATTTTAGCTAACTCAAGATTTTTTAATTCAATTGAGGAAGTTCCTAAATTTGCTTATTCAATGGGACTTGATACCATTATGAAAGCAAAAAAAATTATTATTCTCATTTTTGGAGCTGCAAAAAAAGAAGCTTTTGCAAAATTATATGCAACAAAGCAGTTTGACATCAATTTTCCTGCATCCATTTTACATGAACATCCTGATGTTGAGGTAATTTTGGATAATGCTGCCGCTAGTTTAGTGAAATTAAACTAA
- the tig gene encoding trigger factor: MELKREVDLKTSLLKITVNVDSKLWVEEQEKVKNNLIKNVVVPGFRKGKVPHATAEKKINQHSVIEKSLNNLLPKVAQEAAREIKPDDIILGEASFAVDSLTKTELIITVSYPIYPEFELKGYKDSGIKLEEKTVTEAELDEQKRKLVEKNSVMISTENPIKKGDLILFSFKGFIEGKEFEGGSADEFELKIGSGHFIPGFEENLIGKTKGFKGSIDVVFPEDYHMEKYAGKPATFEIEIFDVKEIEVPELTDEFITELAIPNVKTIAEFSTYLRDLTEREVKEAARVKFQEKLFSNIIKQTTFPIPETIILSEMKSINQKFEDSLKSQGFTRKEYLELTNFNEEQIGQQIRDEALKNLKKSLIFAEVAKLEKLEVSDAEYDEEYEKLMKVYGISTIEEIKKVLPRTNLQMPILNRKVIDRLIELNK, from the coding sequence ATGGAATTAAAAAGAGAAGTGGATTTAAAAACTTCATTATTAAAAATTACTGTTAATGTTGATTCAAAATTATGAGTTGAAGAACAAGAAAAAGTGAAAAATAACTTAATTAAAAATGTTGTTGTTCCAGGCTTTAGAAAAGGAAAAGTTCCACACGCAACAGCTGAAAAGAAGATTAATCAACACTCAGTAATTGAAAAATCATTAAATAATTTACTACCAAAAGTTGCTCAAGAAGCAGCCAGAGAAATCAAACCTGATGACATCATTTTAGGAGAAGCATCATTTGCTGTTGATTCTTTAACAAAAACAGAATTAATAATTACTGTTTCATATCCTATTTACCCTGAATTTGAATTAAAAGGATACAAAGATTCTGGAATTAAATTAGAAGAAAAAACTGTTACAGAAGCTGAACTGGATGAACAAAAAAGAAAATTAGTAGAAAAAAATTCAGTAATGATTTCTACAGAAAATCCTATTAAAAAGGGTGACTTAATTCTTTTTAGTTTTAAAGGATTTATTGAAGGAAAAGAATTTGAAGGTGGATCAGCAGATGAATTTGAATTAAAAATCGGATCAGGTCACTTTATTCCAGGATTTGAAGAAAATTTAATTGGAAAAACAAAAGGTTTTAAAGGTTCAATAGATGTGGTTTTTCCAGAAGACTATCACATGGAAAAATATGCTGGAAAACCTGCGACCTTTGAAATTGAAATTTTTGATGTTAAAGAAATTGAAGTTCCAGAACTAACAGATGAATTTATTACTGAATTAGCTATTCCTAATGTTAAAACTATCGCTGAATTTTCAACTTATTTAAGAGATTTAACTGAAAGAGAAGTTAAAGAAGCAGCCAGAGTTAAATTCCAAGAAAAATTATTTTCAAACATCATCAAACAAACAACTTTTCCTATTCCTGAAACAATTATTTTAAGCGAAATGAAAAGCATTAATCAAAAATTTGAAGATTCACTAAAAAGTCAAGGATTTACAAGAAAAGAATATTTGGAATTAACAAACTTTAATGAAGAACAAATTGGACAACAAATTCGTGATGAAGCTCTGAAAAATTTAAAAAAATCATTAATTTTTGCTGAAGTAGCTAAACTAGAAAAACTTGAGGTTAGCGATGCAGAATATGATGAAGAATATGAAAAATTAATGAAAGTTTATGGAATATCAACTATTGAAGAAATCAAAAAAGTATTACCAAGAACAAACTTACAAATGCCTATTTTAAACCGTAAAGTTATTGATCGTTTAATTGAGCTAAACAAATAA
- the rsmG gene encoding 16S rRNA (guanine(527)-N(7))-methyltransferase RsmG: MSYKIKVKELVNNPAIFDKLNIYVQLIEEKNQVMNLTGFSGDTLWEQGIYESLILMQNAINHTNLKQGKILDIGAGAGFPSLPFIIWTNNNFQFTIYEPIAKRVNFLNLVKQELNLENLEIVQIRSEQSPKKEHFDLVTARAVSRLSNLIQAAHHLAKIGGYFCFIKGPNVENEVNDALEYLQEFHLKDQIKIMEIKQDKLNKQNFLVFIDKNIKTPTNYPKKWSQIINKQNLHKKIKNNL, translated from the coding sequence ATGAGTTATAAAATTAAAGTTAAAGAGCTAGTTAATAATCCGGCTATTTTTGATAAATTAAATATATATGTCCAACTTATAGAAGAAAAAAATCAAGTAATGAATTTAACTGGTTTTTCAGGTGATACACTTTGAGAACAAGGAATTTATGAATCTCTTATATTAATGCAAAATGCCATTAACCATACTAATTTAAAACAAGGCAAAATTTTAGATATTGGTGCAGGAGCTGGTTTTCCTTCATTACCATTTATTATTTGAACCAATAACAATTTTCAATTTACCATTTATGAACCAATAGCTAAAAGAGTAAATTTTCTAAATTTAGTAAAACAAGAACTAAATTTAGAAAATTTAGAAATTGTCCAAATTCGCTCAGAACAATCACCTAAAAAAGAACACTTTGATTTAGTAACAGCCCGTGCTGTTTCTAGACTTTCAAATTTAATTCAAGCAGCACATCATTTAGCTAAAATTGGTGGATATTTTTGTTTCATTAAAGGACCTAATGTTGAAAATGAAGTTAATGATGCATTGGAATACTTACAAGAATTTCATCTAAAAGATCAAATTAAAATTATGGAGATAAAGCAAGATAAACTTAACAAACAAAATTTTTTAGTTTTTATTGATAAAAACATTAAAACTCCTACAAATTATCCTAAAAAATGATCACAAATTATTAATAAACAAAATTTGCATAAGAAAATAAAAAATAATTTATAA
- a CDS encoding ribose-phosphate pyrophosphokinase, with protein sequence MRNEINKVLFSMNNSMELASKISKQIDLPLTKIKYERFADGEVLIQSEDTVRNCDVYIIASTSTPVNENIMELLIFIDSLKRASAKSITVILSYYGYARQDRKSRGRQPITSKLVANLLESVGIDKVIAVDLHNPSIQGFFDIPVDDLRGQYVLAQAVKKYSQKFTIVAPDHGGAVRARILSELLSNNIEIAIIDKRREKPNESEVMGLLGNVQNRDVVIIDDIIDTGGTILKAAKTLKENGAQKIIIAATHGIFSRGFELFENDPYVDRVIVTDSIDQIKNKNFSKLEVASLSGFIARVMMAHWKGQSVSDIYLDIKMDINALNKTKNEL encoded by the coding sequence ATGCGAAATGAAATAAACAAAGTTTTATTCAGTATGAATAATTCAATGGAATTAGCTTCTAAAATTTCAAAGCAAATCGACTTACCTCTAACAAAAATTAAGTACGAAAGATTTGCTGATGGTGAAGTTTTAATTCAATCTGAAGATACAGTTAGAAATTGTGATGTTTATATTATTGCATCCACTTCAACCCCTGTCAACGAAAATATTATGGAATTATTGATTTTCATTGATTCTCTGAAAAGAGCTTCAGCTAAAAGCATAACAGTCATTCTATCCTATTATGGTTATGCTCGCCAGGACAGAAAAAGTAGAGGAAGACAACCAATTACTTCTAAATTAGTAGCCAACCTATTAGAAAGTGTTGGCATTGATAAAGTAATTGCAGTTGATTTACACAACCCCTCAATTCAAGGTTTCTTCGATATTCCTGTAGACGATTTAAGAGGACAATATGTTTTAGCACAAGCAGTTAAAAAATACTCACAAAAATTTACGATTGTTGCACCTGACCATGGAGGTGCTGTTCGTGCAAGAATTCTTTCGGAACTTTTATCAAATAATATTGAAATAGCTATTATTGATAAAAGACGCGAAAAACCAAATGAAAGTGAAGTTATGGGACTTTTGGGAAATGTTCAAAATCGTGATGTAGTAATTATTGACGACATCATCGATACTGGTGGAACTATTTTAAAAGCTGCGAAAACTTTAAAAGAAAATGGTGCTCAAAAAATAATCATAGCAGCAACACACGGAATTTTTTCTCGTGGATTTGAATTGTTTGAAAATGATCCTTATGTTGATCGTGTGATTGTTACAGACTCAATTGATCAAATTAAAAATAAAAACTTTTCAAAATTAGAAGTTGCTTCTTTATCTGGTTTTATTGCAAGAGTTATGATGGCTCATTGAAAGGGTCAATCAGTTTCTGATATTTATTTAGACATTAAAATGGACATTAATGCTTTAAATAAAACAAAAAATGAGTTATAA